One region of Ensifer sp. WSM1721 genomic DNA includes:
- a CDS encoding IclR family transcriptional regulator: MQETREANETATGTQLLDRAVAVLRYLGDVGQQGASMAEIGDALALKQSTAHRIVTALQRHGLVDREVHTKRYRLGLTLFAMGATAADGTGLRRLARPALVRLSAETGDTLFLMARAGFNAVCVDRQEGTYFLDSLTGYVGGQIPLGVGPASLAILAFLPEDEAEAIINANAGRYEMYKHLSAGRIREILPQVREQGYAVDQDELVAGIAAMAVPILPQGRDAVAAIAINMTSPRLPPERLQELLTLLRKEVREIEDSLNPLEGHRIAPLNKFGGMHVTNSNG; this comes from the coding sequence ATGCAGGAGACGAGAGAAGCCAACGAAACGGCTACAGGAACCCAGCTTTTGGACCGCGCCGTCGCCGTCTTGCGGTACCTTGGAGACGTTGGTCAGCAGGGGGCGTCTATGGCAGAGATTGGAGACGCGTTGGCCCTCAAACAGTCGACGGCGCATCGAATTGTCACTGCCCTTCAACGACATGGACTTGTCGATCGCGAAGTCCATACGAAACGCTATAGGCTCGGACTCACACTTTTTGCCATGGGCGCGACTGCCGCTGACGGAACAGGTTTAAGACGCCTGGCCCGACCCGCACTTGTGAGGCTCTCGGCAGAGACTGGTGATACACTTTTTCTGATGGCGCGTGCAGGGTTCAATGCTGTATGCGTCGATCGTCAGGAGGGCACCTACTTTCTCGATAGTCTTACCGGGTATGTTGGCGGACAGATCCCGCTCGGCGTTGGCCCGGCGAGCCTCGCGATTCTGGCATTTCTGCCGGAAGACGAAGCCGAAGCGATCATAAATGCGAACGCGGGGCGCTATGAGATGTACAAGCACCTCTCGGCAGGTAGAATCAGGGAAATTCTTCCACAGGTGCGTGAACAAGGATATGCGGTAGATCAAGACGAGCTTGTAGCTGGCATAGCCGCAATGGCAGTTCCCATCCTCCCACAAGGACGGGACGCTGTGGCTGCAATTGCGATCAATATGACCAGTCCCCGCCTGCCCCCGGAGCGCTTGCAGGAGTTGTTGACCTTGCTGCGAAAGGAAGTTCGAGAGATCGAAGACTCGCTCAATCCGCTTGAAGGACATCGTATCGCTCCACTGAACAAATTCGGCGGAATGCATGTGACGAATTCAAATGGATAG
- a CDS encoding MmgE/PrpD family protein, which produces MNRTVELATFVSSVTEIPTAARHAAKRVLLDTVGAAIAGAATAAGAAALAGATVSWGEGAGRVWFSDVRLRTAAAAFVNSAYASMLDLDDGHRAAAGHPGAAIVPAVLTVAEIEGANPARMLAAIALGYEIALRISAARDINSIRTTDTGRWCGYGVVAAVGWLKRLPTNIIAEAMAIAGHTASSQSATGWTKVGHAVKEGIAFATANALMALDLAVAGYTGPLDLLDDPERYDQNRLVANLGTGWEIEKGYFKIYSACRWAHAPIDGALALQAKHAIGVEEIVEIEIGLFARALTLINKSEPESIEVAQYSIPFSVALALVHGAKALLPVTAEFLNDTRVTSLARRIKLVHRPDLDPSFPAMTPAAVRIRYAGRCDHLDILAPKGEPSNPLSDQDLHDKFTWIARGRMAGSSAERLKAALWSIDGEVKTDHLFQAMEASVEQDTDAPIAVSA; this is translated from the coding sequence ATGAATCGCACCGTTGAACTGGCCACCTTCGTCTCTTCGGTCACTGAAATTCCAACTGCGGCAAGACACGCCGCGAAAAGAGTTTTGCTCGATACCGTCGGGGCCGCAATAGCTGGCGCCGCTACTGCGGCAGGAGCTGCAGCCTTAGCTGGCGCCACCGTGTCGTGGGGCGAAGGTGCCGGTCGCGTCTGGTTCTCAGACGTCCGACTCAGAACTGCGGCGGCAGCCTTCGTCAACTCCGCATACGCCTCCATGCTCGATCTCGACGATGGCCATCGTGCCGCAGCCGGTCATCCGGGCGCAGCAATCGTTCCGGCTGTCCTGACTGTTGCAGAGATCGAAGGGGCCAATCCCGCTCGAATGCTTGCAGCGATTGCTCTCGGTTACGAGATTGCGCTTAGGATATCTGCAGCGAGAGACATCAATTCGATTCGGACGACCGATACTGGCAGATGGTGCGGCTACGGGGTGGTGGCAGCGGTAGGATGGCTGAAACGGCTCCCAACAAACATCATTGCCGAGGCAATGGCGATTGCGGGCCACACAGCAAGCAGCCAATCCGCCACCGGCTGGACGAAGGTCGGCCACGCAGTGAAAGAAGGCATCGCGTTCGCAACAGCGAACGCCCTCATGGCGCTCGATCTGGCTGTGGCCGGTTACACCGGACCTCTCGATCTCCTCGATGATCCTGAGCGTTATGACCAGAACCGCTTGGTAGCGAACTTGGGAACCGGCTGGGAGATCGAGAAAGGGTATTTCAAGATATATAGCGCATGCCGCTGGGCACACGCTCCCATTGACGGAGCCCTCGCTCTTCAAGCAAAGCACGCCATTGGCGTTGAAGAGATCGTGGAGATCGAAATCGGCTTGTTTGCACGGGCTTTGACGCTGATCAACAAATCTGAGCCGGAGTCAATTGAGGTGGCGCAGTACAGTATCCCGTTTTCCGTAGCCCTCGCGCTGGTACATGGTGCAAAGGCACTGTTGCCCGTGACTGCGGAGTTTCTAAACGATACTCGCGTCACCTCACTCGCGCGTCGGATTAAACTGGTGCATCGTCCGGACCTGGACCCTTCATTTCCGGCCATGACACCGGCCGCCGTCCGCATACGTTACGCTGGGCGATGCGACCATCTTGACATCCTGGCACCCAAGGGCGAACCGTCTAACCCGCTCTCGGACCAGGACCTGCACGACAAGTTCACGTGGATAGCTCGGGGTCGTATGGCCGGTTCTAGCGCCGAGCGGCTGAAAGCTGCGCTTTGGTCGATTGACGGAGAGGTGAAGACGGATCACCTATTTCAGGCTATGGAAGCGAGTGTGGAACAGGACACCGATGCTCCAATTGCTGTGTCAGCATAA
- a CDS encoding Xaa-Pro peptidase family protein — MPGRIQAFSTEEFQSRLRKTQDEMRSRGIDVLLLHAPENIYYLTGYQTSGYFAYQTLVVTESAKEPTILVRYIERGNVDEYSWLSHDETWKEGDDVVQRTVDVILKVGGANAVIGLEKSSWFLTAKVAEELVGKLSTARFVDASYLVERIRHIKSPQELEYIRKAGLIAEAEIRTAIETMRRGATEAEVAAAVFQTGVSAGCEYTGLPHHIMSGHRAAVCHANWTNKPIVPRELVAIELYGCVERYHATQVRTISMGEPSAESRRAAEVVIRAQDEALAALKPGVSSRAVDALVRGPIRTIKPDYPNRSGYSTGIGFPPKTAEWETLDFNETHDWEVKEGMAFHMLAVAGKHFGLSETVVITANGAERVTPSNERALIII, encoded by the coding sequence ATGCCGGGTCGCATCCAAGCGTTCTCGACCGAAGAATTTCAGTCACGTCTCCGCAAAACTCAGGACGAGATGCGCTCTCGTGGCATCGATGTTCTGTTGCTGCATGCGCCAGAGAATATTTATTACCTCACGGGATACCAGACGTCGGGCTATTTCGCTTATCAGACGCTCGTCGTGACCGAGAGTGCGAAAGAGCCGACGATCCTCGTTCGCTATATCGAAAGGGGCAATGTCGATGAGTATTCCTGGCTCAGTCATGACGAGACCTGGAAGGAAGGTGATGATGTCGTTCAGCGCACCGTGGACGTCATTCTGAAGGTGGGTGGCGCCAACGCCGTCATTGGTCTCGAGAAATCCAGTTGGTTCCTAACTGCGAAGGTCGCAGAGGAACTAGTCGGCAAGCTCTCGACCGCACGATTTGTTGATGCAAGCTACCTGGTCGAACGAATCCGCCACATCAAATCTCCGCAAGAGCTGGAATATATCCGCAAGGCCGGACTCATTGCAGAGGCGGAAATTCGCACGGCGATAGAGACGATGCGCCGGGGTGCTACGGAGGCCGAGGTCGCAGCTGCCGTTTTCCAGACCGGCGTCTCGGCTGGATGCGAATACACGGGGCTTCCGCATCACATCATGTCGGGCCATCGCGCCGCCGTTTGTCATGCCAATTGGACGAATAAACCGATCGTGCCGAGGGAGTTGGTTGCGATAGAGCTTTACGGTTGTGTTGAACGATATCATGCAACACAGGTTCGGACGATCTCTATGGGAGAGCCGAGCGCCGAAAGCCGCCGCGCCGCGGAGGTCGTCATTCGAGCACAGGACGAAGCTTTGGCTGCCCTGAAACCGGGGGTATCCAGCCGGGCCGTTGATGCGCTTGTCCGTGGGCCGATCAGGACGATCAAGCCGGATTACCCCAACCGCAGTGGCTATTCGACCGGCATCGGCTTTCCGCCCAAGACGGCAGAGTGGGAAACGCTCGACTTCAATGAGACCCATGACTGGGAGGTCAAAGAGGGCATGGCCTTCCACATGCTTGCTGTCGCGGGCAAGCACTTTGGGCTCAGCGAGACGGTCGTGATCACCGCGAACGGCGCGGAACGGGTCACGCCCAGCAATGAGCGCGCTCTCATTATTATCTAG
- a CDS encoding IclR family transcriptional regulator: protein MEGPFVENLRTEIEGTKGTQLLDRSVALLNYLGEVGEKGARVHEMAKALGLTLTTTHRIASALERHLLFEKDPYTRRYRLGQSLYMLGAKAADGMGLLRCCRPAILRLAAQTENTVSLMARSGLNIVCIDRQQISYVINSLADHIGGQVPLGVGSASRAILAFMPPEEANGIIAANAHRYSTFNGLSADDIHHQLPAIRERGYVLDQDHPFDGISSLAMPIRPQRRNIMGALVINATSARMPQERIPQLLKSIKREVQTIERGAISGCASEGISRRHDNE, encoded by the coding sequence TTGGAGGGCCCCTTCGTTGAGAACCTGAGGACTGAAATTGAAGGAACAAAGGGCACGCAACTTCTAGATCGCTCTGTAGCCCTGCTGAACTACCTTGGCGAAGTTGGGGAGAAAGGTGCACGTGTGCATGAAATGGCGAAAGCTCTGGGCCTCACCCTAACAACGACGCATCGTATCGCAAGTGCACTTGAACGACACCTGCTGTTTGAGAAGGACCCCTACACGAGGCGTTATCGTTTAGGGCAGTCGCTCTACATGTTGGGAGCCAAGGCGGCCGACGGCATGGGCTTGCTTCGTTGCTGCCGTCCCGCGATATTGCGGCTGGCGGCTCAAACGGAGAATACCGTCTCTCTGATGGCGCGAAGCGGCCTCAATATCGTGTGCATCGATAGGCAACAGATATCTTATGTTATCAACAGCCTGGCCGATCATATTGGTGGCCAGGTCCCCTTGGGGGTCGGGTCGGCAAGCCGGGCAATTCTCGCATTTATGCCGCCCGAGGAAGCCAATGGTATTATAGCCGCCAATGCTCACCGCTACAGCACCTTCAACGGCCTAAGTGCAGATGACATCCATCATCAACTGCCCGCGATCCGTGAGAGAGGCTATGTTTTAGATCAGGATCATCCATTCGATGGAATTTCATCTCTTGCAATGCCAATCCGGCCGCAGCGAAGAAACATTATGGGAGCACTGGTTATCAACGCGACTAGCGCGCGGATGCCGCAAGAGCGGATTCCGCAACTCCTGAAGTCGATAAAGCGGGAGGTTCAAACCATAGAGCGCGGTGCGATATCTGGCTGCGCCTCAGAGGGGATATCAAGGCGGCACGACAATGAGTAA
- the alr gene encoding alanine racemase produces MTPQTREQKMLSLAPRANVVFEINLNAVQANFQIISAVVGPYVRVAAVVKSDGYGLGLIEIARALVAAGCDLLFVGDLHEALLLRSSKIGAAVAVFCDEFTRLRQYYRSNRLIPVVNNCGELDAISASGEAQTYFLNVETGLSRVGLTFDDVRRRYLWGTFNRHPPSVVLSHLACGDRVADAMNVLQRNRFRAISDLLKPARHSLAASAGVWLGKSYHFDMVRVGSALYGLNNAGIQPNPLQPVVRLRAKILEVRNVRKGEAVGYGATFRTVRASRIAILGIGYKHGVPWACGNKISVRFAGYSAPLIGRMSMEYAVADATDVPEALCGPGVFAEMLGENFTVNDLAAAADVYPQDVLTRLGAGCTRRYLNASYPAGESRAGQPMQATDPTTPRSSREVASE; encoded by the coding sequence GTGACCCCGCAGACCCGGGAGCAGAAGATGTTGTCCTTAGCACCGCGCGCCAATGTCGTGTTCGAAATCAACCTCAATGCGGTTCAGGCGAATTTCCAGATTATCTCGGCCGTCGTCGGACCATACGTGAGGGTGGCCGCTGTCGTTAAAAGCGACGGCTACGGGCTTGGTCTCATCGAGATTGCAAGGGCGCTGGTTGCCGCCGGATGCGATCTGCTCTTCGTTGGTGATCTGCACGAAGCGCTGCTTCTAAGGTCTTCCAAGATCGGCGCGGCGGTTGCGGTTTTTTGCGATGAGTTCACGAGGCTTCGGCAATACTATCGATCCAACCGCCTCATACCGGTTGTGAACAATTGCGGTGAACTGGATGCCATTAGCGCATCAGGGGAGGCGCAAACATACTTTCTCAATGTGGAAACCGGGTTATCTCGCGTTGGGCTCACTTTCGACGACGTACGGCGCAGGTATCTTTGGGGAACTTTCAATCGGCATCCCCCTTCAGTCGTCCTCAGCCATCTCGCATGCGGCGATCGCGTTGCCGACGCAATGAATGTGTTGCAAAGGAACCGCTTTCGCGCGATCTCCGATCTGCTTAAACCTGCCCGTCACAGCCTCGCCGCCTCCGCCGGTGTGTGGCTTGGCAAATCCTACCATTTTGACATGGTGCGGGTGGGCTCAGCGCTATACGGGCTCAACAACGCCGGCATTCAACCGAACCCTCTTCAGCCCGTCGTCAGACTTCGGGCAAAAATACTCGAAGTGCGCAATGTGCGAAAGGGTGAGGCTGTCGGATATGGCGCGACGTTTCGGACGGTCCGAGCCAGTCGCATAGCGATCCTGGGAATCGGTTACAAGCACGGCGTCCCATGGGCCTGCGGGAACAAGATATCCGTCCGGTTTGCTGGATATTCAGCTCCTCTAATCGGAAGGATGTCGATGGAATACGCTGTGGCCGATGCAACAGATGTTCCTGAGGCCCTTTGTGGTCCGGGTGTTTTTGCGGAAATGCTGGGTGAAAATTTCACCGTCAATGATCTCGCGGCGGCGGCTGACGTTTACCCCCAGGACGTGCTGACGCGCCTTGGCGCCGGTTGCACAAGACGTTATCTGAATGCTTCCTATCCAGCTGGGGAATCCAGGGCTGGTCAGCCAATGCAGGCGACAGACCCCACCACCCCCCGCTCCTCACGAGAGGTAGCGAGTGAGTAA
- a CDS encoding TIGR01459 family HAD-type hydrolase, whose translation MNLQVSTMIDGLSEVADQYRGVIVDLWGVLHDGEVAFPDAISALDALRSNGLAICLLSNAPRRARQVAERLTSMGLGPSKYNHLLTSGEFVYEALENTPDQWHAALGRRYFHLGPSDLRGLLSGSDRLEVFLPKNADFILNTGAGGQEEIDGATEVLQECASRKLPMICANPDLVVLIGNQLVICAGTLAEQYEALGGDVRYHGKPYSTAYRRALDLLGHERDEVLAVGDSLRTDVAGARNEGIDVVFIASGIHRADAGNLEQLQQLLAGKPVLPTFVASHFRW comes from the coding sequence ATGAATTTGCAAGTGTCAACGATGATTGATGGCCTCTCAGAGGTCGCAGACCAGTATCGCGGCGTAATTGTGGATCTCTGGGGCGTATTGCACGACGGCGAAGTCGCTTTTCCCGACGCGATCTCTGCCTTGGATGCGCTACGGTCCAATGGTCTTGCCATTTGCCTACTGTCAAACGCTCCCCGGCGTGCGCGGCAGGTTGCTGAAAGGCTAACATCAATGGGTTTAGGCCCATCAAAATACAACCATCTCCTCACTTCCGGGGAATTTGTCTACGAAGCTCTCGAAAATACACCTGATCAGTGGCATGCTGCGCTCGGACGGCGCTACTTCCACCTCGGACCATCTGACTTGAGGGGCTTGCTTTCGGGATCGGACCGGTTAGAGGTCTTCTTACCTAAGAACGCCGACTTTATTCTGAATACCGGGGCAGGCGGTCAAGAGGAGATAGATGGAGCTACAGAAGTGCTTCAGGAATGTGCTTCCCGAAAACTGCCGATGATCTGTGCAAACCCGGATCTGGTCGTTTTAATTGGCAATCAGCTGGTTATTTGTGCGGGAACGCTCGCCGAGCAATATGAAGCGCTGGGAGGGGACGTTCGCTATCATGGAAAGCCATATTCAACCGCTTACCGACGTGCGCTCGACCTGCTCGGTCACGAAAGAGATGAAGTGCTTGCAGTCGGCGATTCGTTGCGGACGGATGTTGCAGGTGCGCGAAATGAGGGCATTGACGTGGTCTTTATTGCCAGCGGCATCCATCGTGCCGATGCGGGTAACCTTGAGCAGCTTCAACAGTTGCTTGCAGGAAAGCCCGTCCTTCCCACGTTCGTCGCCTCCCATTTTAGATGGTAA
- a CDS encoding response regulator transcription factor — MKPLVLICSDDAEFYLVYNYVLEVGGFRSKLVDGVEAAVRQASEQVFRAVIIDCQPASEIAAAICVRLKGELQNDALPVVALIAPTANHQHLDLLKAGIDKSFIRPFPPAMLLSYLRAELAMERPDSEGVENGRSVTWGDLEMHLTSHRVHCCNGQQIRLSQIEFNLLRHLIENRGNVCSRDELIGAAWPENIHVDGRTVDVHISRLRKTLSEILSHNVIRTIRSIGYAIEECGM; from the coding sequence ATGAAGCCACTGGTCCTGATTTGTTCAGATGATGCCGAGTTCTACCTGGTTTATAACTATGTGCTGGAGGTGGGTGGCTTTAGGAGTAAGCTGGTCGATGGCGTCGAGGCAGCGGTTCGACAGGCGTCAGAGCAAGTGTTTCGGGCAGTAATCATCGACTGCCAACCAGCCAGTGAAATTGCGGCGGCCATCTGCGTTCGGTTGAAAGGGGAGCTGCAGAACGATGCTCTGCCTGTCGTTGCTCTGATCGCGCCCACTGCCAATCATCAGCACCTTGATCTGCTTAAGGCTGGCATCGACAAAAGTTTCATTAGGCCCTTCCCGCCGGCAATGCTGCTTTCCTACCTACGCGCTGAACTGGCAATGGAACGACCAGATTCCGAGGGCGTAGAGAACGGTCGCTCGGTCACCTGGGGCGACCTCGAAATGCACCTCACCAGCCATCGGGTGCACTGCTGCAACGGCCAACAGATCCGATTGAGCCAAATTGAGTTCAACCTGCTGCGTCATCTGATTGAAAACCGCGGCAACGTGTGTAGTCGCGACGAATTGATCGGCGCGGCTTGGCCAGAAAACATCCATGTCGACGGTCGTACGGTGGACGTTCATATAAGCCGACTCAGAAAGACACTTAGCGAAATCCTGTCCCACAACGTCATCCGCACCATACGATCGATAGGTTATGCCATCGAAGAGTGCGGAATGTGA
- a CDS encoding C45 family peptidase, with amino-acid sequence MCQANSNTHTNLPVVILSGTAFQRGVQHGRKFADRIAAAIAKMKSRCSPANFRVARGYALRSWTELQGVAPALVEEISGIAQGAKCDTIDLYCHIGFEFFDAPPPGGCSGMAIASPTGALLGQNWDAPPQMHEDLALFLHLDDAGVALAMVGSIGTLGWVGQNRCGLALLTNDLMLDNTTTGFPSQVVRRLVLDQRDVLAALDKLRQLPIMGGRCYLLGDSQGNIAAVELSPAAGVCVAPPGPRIFHTNNALLKPTRAVQNENQLQVAYPSSRSRLAALEDVGKGAITVADLMAALRDRTGAPDSVSKTISNREQTSTAFSVIFDCSQHALFLCGGPPSDGNYQFLHWPVELTEAA; translated from the coding sequence ATGTGCCAAGCTAACTCTAACACCCATACGAATCTGCCTGTTGTAATCCTCTCCGGCACCGCCTTCCAGCGTGGCGTCCAGCACGGACGTAAGTTCGCTGATCGGATTGCCGCGGCTATCGCCAAGATGAAAAGCAGGTGCTCTCCGGCAAACTTCCGTGTCGCCCGTGGCTACGCGCTTCGATCGTGGACAGAACTGCAAGGAGTCGCACCGGCGCTTGTCGAGGAAATTTCCGGAATTGCGCAGGGAGCAAAATGCGACACAATTGATCTATATTGCCATATTGGCTTCGAGTTTTTTGATGCGCCGCCTCCAGGCGGTTGCAGCGGTATGGCGATTGCGTCGCCTACAGGCGCACTACTTGGCCAGAACTGGGATGCACCGCCGCAGATGCATGAGGACCTTGCCCTCTTTCTCCATCTCGATGATGCTGGGGTCGCTCTGGCGATGGTGGGATCAATCGGTACGCTAGGTTGGGTCGGGCAAAACCGTTGTGGGCTTGCCCTGTTGACTAATGATCTTATGCTGGACAACACAACCACTGGCTTCCCCAGTCAGGTGGTAAGACGTCTGGTACTTGACCAACGAGACGTGTTGGCAGCGCTTGATAAGCTGAGGCAATTGCCGATCATGGGCGGTCGGTGTTACCTGCTCGGTGATAGTCAAGGAAACATTGCAGCGGTTGAGCTGTCTCCTGCCGCTGGAGTATGCGTTGCTCCGCCGGGGCCACGGATTTTCCATACGAACAATGCTCTTCTGAAGCCAACGCGTGCGGTTCAAAACGAAAACCAACTTCAGGTCGCTTACCCATCAAGCCGGTCACGGCTAGCGGCGCTTGAAGACGTGGGCAAGGGCGCGATCACCGTCGCTGATCTTATGGCAGCCTTGCGCGATCGTACAGGGGCGCCCGACTCGGTTTCGAAAACTATTTCCAACCGCGAGCAGACTAGCACTGCCTTCTCGGTCATCTTCGACTGCAGCCAGCACGCGCTTTTTCTCTGCGGCGGCCCGCCGTCGGATGGCAACTATCAATTCCTCCACTGGCCGGTGGAGTTGACGGAGGCTGCCTAA
- a CDS encoding SDR family NAD(P)-dependent oxidoreductase, which produces MLEEIMSKNIYAGAVLNGRVALVTGGSNGIGAAIAKRLSADGATVALTDIAPPDDAAKVVRAIESAGGKARAIQADVRDADAVTNAVKETVASFGRLDILVNAAGVFVAKPLEEFSVDDFQWLVDVHVKSIFVAIKEAVKHLGEGGRIINIGSINSDYVPYSGGVLYALTKAAVVGLTKALSRDLGPRGITINNVKPGPTNTDMNPADDPAAPSILDRTAVKRFASPEEIAEFVAFIAGPKSGFITGANLSIDGGYTA; this is translated from the coding sequence ATGTTGGAGGAAATCATGTCAAAAAATATCTATGCCGGTGCCGTGTTGAACGGCAGAGTCGCGCTCGTCACGGGCGGTTCCAACGGTATCGGCGCTGCGATAGCCAAGCGCCTTTCCGCTGATGGTGCAACCGTAGCGCTGACCGACATCGCCCCGCCCGATGATGCAGCGAAGGTGGTGCGTGCGATTGAATCTGCTGGAGGCAAAGCTCGAGCAATCCAGGCCGATGTTCGTGACGCCGACGCTGTCACAAATGCGGTGAAGGAAACGGTAGCGTCTTTTGGCCGGCTGGACATCTTGGTCAATGCTGCTGGGGTGTTCGTGGCGAAGCCTCTCGAAGAGTTCTCTGTCGACGACTTCCAGTGGCTGGTCGACGTTCATGTGAAATCGATTTTCGTTGCGATCAAGGAAGCAGTCAAGCACCTAGGTGAGGGCGGTCGCATCATCAACATCGGCAGCATCAACAGCGACTACGTCCCCTACAGCGGTGGGGTTCTGTATGCGCTGACCAAGGCGGCAGTAGTGGGTCTGACCAAAGCGTTGTCTCGTGACTTGGGTCCCCGCGGCATCACTATTAACAACGTGAAGCCTGGCCCGACCAATACTGATATGAATCCTGCTGACGATCCTGCGGCGCCTTCAATCCTTGATCGGACTGCCGTTAAGCGTTTCGCCTCCCCTGAGGAGATCGCCGAATTCGTGGCCTTTATTGCGGGCCCGAAGTCAGGCTTCATTACCGGCGCCAACCTGTCGATTGACGGCGGTTATACAGCCTAA
- a CDS encoding transposase, producing MLREMIGFAAEKLMELEVGAKTGAGYGEKNAFRLAQRNGYRDRDGETRAGTVELWIPKRRTGSYFPSFLEPRRMAEKALTAVIQGATSRVYRHALSMPWSKPWMSGISKSQVSRLCSVAFRFIARRSGVLPQFCWRSLQFELDKSGRS from the coding sequence TTGCTTCGGGAGATGATTGGCTTTGCCGCCGAGAAGCTGATGGAACTGGAGGTAGGCGCGAAGACGGGCGCGGGCTACGGGGAGAAGAACGCGTTCCGGCTTGCCCAGCGCAACGGCTATCGGGATCGCGATGGGGAAACACGGGCAGGCACCGTCGAACTGTGGATTCCGAAGCGTCGGACAGGCAGCTATTTCCCGAGCTTCCTTGAGCCGCGCCGCATGGCGGAGAAGGCCCTGACGGCCGTGATCCAGGGAGCAACATCCAGGGTGTATCGACACGCTCTGTCGATGCCCTGGTCAAAGCCATGGATGAGCGGCATCTCCAAAAGCCAGGTGTCAAGGCTTTGCAGCGTCGCTTTCCGCTTTATAGCTCGGCGATCAGGGGTACTTCCGCAATTTTGTTGGCGAAGTCTGCAGTTTGAACTCGACAAATCCGGCAGGTCCTGA
- a CDS encoding (2Fe-2S)-binding protein, translating into MRRKTVSEAHQFERLPLPERPQIHCKVDGVAVEARLGDTVLTAVLTTRRNLRPFEFANTHRAGFCLMGACQDCWVHLSNGQRVRACSTLVVDGMQIITSLGRRFNG; encoded by the coding sequence ATGAGGAGAAAAACCGTCAGTGAGGCGCATCAATTTGAGCGGCTACCACTACCTGAGCGCCCGCAAATTCATTGCAAAGTAGACGGAGTTGCAGTTGAGGCTCGCTTGGGGGACACGGTGCTAACGGCCGTGCTGACCACGAGGCGAAACCTTCGGCCCTTTGAGTTTGCAAATACTCACCGTGCTGGCTTTTGTTTGATGGGCGCATGTCAGGATTGCTGGGTCCATCTTAGTAACGGTCAGCGAGTCAGAGCCTGTTCGACGCTCGTCGTAGACGGAATGCAGATCATCACTTCCTTGGGGAGACGCTTCAATGGCTAA